A genomic region of Gemmata massiliana contains the following coding sequences:
- the ilvD gene encoding dihydroxy-acid dehydratase, with amino-acid sequence MSDGSTRTSLTTTGGSGRAPNRAMLRAVGFTDEDFDKPVVGIASLFSDITPCNAHLDRLAEKGREGVRAAGGVPQTFGAPTVSDGISMGHKGMRYSLVSREVIADSIETVAGAMNHDGLVAFGGCDKNMPGCVMAMARLNIPSVFVYGGSIMPGVGPTGEDVDIVSIFEAVGKYQAGTIDEKTLHKVECSSCPGHGSCGGMYTANTMSSAIEALGLSLPYGASNPAVGAAKEREAFLAGKAVMKCIEKNIRPRDIITRKSLENAYTFALALGGSTNAVLHLMAIAREAGVPWTLEDFDRLAAKVPHLADLKPGGKYVMFDLYRVGGTPPVLKALLEKGYLHGDCITVTGKTLAGNLADVPSVYAKPQKVVRSFEDPLFSHGIHVILKGNLAPEGAVAKVAGLKQRSITGPAKVFDGEEACFEAIQARKIVAGDVVVIRGEGPVGGPGMREMLSITGALMGQGLGESVGLITDGRFSGGTHGLVVGHVAPEAWVGGPIALVQNGDSITIDGDAKLLTLNVPDAELEARKGKWKAPALRVERGVLAKYARLVKSASEGAVTS; translated from the coding sequence ATGTCCGACGGATCGACACGCACCAGTCTCACCACCACCGGCGGCTCCGGCCGCGCGCCGAACCGGGCCATGCTCCGCGCGGTCGGGTTCACCGACGAGGACTTCGACAAGCCGGTCGTGGGCATCGCGTCCCTGTTCAGCGACATCACGCCGTGCAACGCGCACCTGGACCGGCTCGCGGAAAAGGGGCGCGAGGGCGTGCGCGCCGCTGGCGGGGTACCCCAGACGTTCGGCGCCCCCACCGTCTCCGACGGGATCAGCATGGGGCACAAGGGGATGCGGTACTCGCTCGTGTCGCGCGAGGTGATCGCCGACTCGATCGAGACCGTTGCGGGCGCGATGAACCACGACGGGCTGGTCGCGTTCGGCGGGTGCGACAAGAACATGCCCGGGTGCGTGATGGCGATGGCCCGGCTCAACATCCCGAGCGTGTTCGTCTACGGCGGGAGCATCATGCCCGGCGTCGGGCCGACCGGCGAGGACGTGGACATCGTGTCCATCTTCGAGGCGGTCGGGAAGTACCAAGCCGGCACGATCGACGAGAAGACGCTCCACAAAGTGGAGTGTTCGAGTTGCCCCGGGCACGGCTCATGCGGCGGCATGTACACCGCCAACACGATGTCCAGTGCGATCGAGGCGCTGGGGCTGTCTCTCCCGTATGGGGCGAGCAACCCGGCCGTGGGCGCGGCGAAGGAGCGCGAGGCGTTCCTCGCGGGCAAGGCCGTGATGAAGTGCATCGAGAAGAACATCCGGCCCCGGGACATCATCACGCGCAAGAGCCTGGAGAACGCCTACACTTTCGCACTCGCGCTCGGCGGGAGTACGAACGCGGTGCTGCACTTGATGGCGATCGCGCGCGAGGCCGGGGTGCCCTGGACCCTCGAAGACTTCGACCGGCTCGCGGCGAAGGTTCCGCACCTCGCGGACCTGAAGCCGGGCGGGAAGTACGTGATGTTCGACCTCTACCGGGTCGGCGGAACCCCGCCGGTGCTCAAGGCGCTGCTCGAAAAGGGCTACCTGCACGGCGACTGCATCACGGTGACGGGGAAGACGCTCGCGGGGAACCTCGCGGACGTGCCGAGCGTGTACGCGAAGCCGCAAAAGGTGGTGCGCTCGTTCGAGGACCCGCTCTTCAGCCACGGCATCCATGTCATCCTGAAGGGGAACCTCGCGCCGGAGGGCGCGGTCGCGAAGGTCGCCGGGCTGAAGCAGCGCTCGATCACCGGCCCTGCCAAGGTTTTTGACGGCGAAGAGGCGTGCTTCGAGGCGATCCAGGCGCGGAAGATCGTGGCCGGTGACGTGGTCGTGATTCGCGGCGAGGGACCGGTGGGCGGACCCGGGATGCGCGAAATGCTGAGCATCACCGGCGCGCTGATGGGGCAGGGCTTGGGCGAGAGTGTGGGCCTCATCACCGACGGCCGGTTCAGCGGTGGGACGCACGGCCTCGTTGTGGGGCACGTGGCGCCGGAAGCGTGGGTGGGCGGACCGATCGCGCTCGTGCAGAACGGCGACTCGATCACCATCGACGGGGATGCGAAGCTCCTCACGCTGAACGTTCCGGACGCGGAGCTTGAGGCGCGGAAGGGCAAGTGGAAGGCTCCTGCCCTCCGCGTCGAGCGCGGGGTGCTCGCGAAGTACGCCCGGCTCGTAAAGTCGGCGAGCGAAGGTGCGGTCACGAGTTAA
- a CDS encoding TlpA family protein disulfide reductase, whose translation MRTLGVVVLLVLAVTTGCQPRVALPEPVAAIPVAVTEADHNGLNKFLKQQKGKVVLVDFWATWCGPCRDKFPKFVNLHKKYADQGLVCLSVNMDKAWPNMDYDKARVLTFLEEKGATFPNYVAAERDDEMYERLFGLANSIPFKALFDKTGDKVWDDKMKRLTDAELDKLVATELAK comes from the coding sequence ATGCGAACGCTCGGTGTCGTGGTTCTGTTGGTGCTGGCGGTCACGACGGGGTGCCAGCCGCGCGTGGCTCTCCCAGAACCCGTCGCGGCAATTCCCGTGGCCGTGACCGAAGCGGACCACAACGGGCTCAATAAGTTTTTGAAGCAACAAAAAGGCAAAGTTGTTCTGGTGGATTTTTGGGCGACGTGGTGCGGGCCGTGCCGGGACAAGTTCCCGAAGTTCGTGAACCTTCACAAGAAGTACGCGGACCAAGGGCTCGTGTGTCTAAGCGTTAACATGGATAAGGCGTGGCCCAATATGGACTACGACAAGGCCCGGGTTCTGACGTTCCTCGAAGAAAAGGGCGCGACGTTCCCGAATTACGTTGCCGCCGAACGAGACGACGAGATGTACGAGCGGCTGTTTGGCCTCGCCAACAGTATCCCGTTCAAGGCTCTGTTCGATAAGACGGGGGACAAAGTCTGGGACGACAAGATGAAGCGTTTAACCGACGCGGAACTCGACAAGCTCGTCGCCACCGAACTGGCCAAGTAA
- a CDS encoding TlpA family protein disulfide reductase, translating to MRRFVILAGVLAAGGLVAALGRAADEPKAVTMAEVKFDALDKAVADQKKKVVLVDFWATWCGPCVKGFPHFVATHKKYSGKGLVCVSVSLDPKGKEDKYDKDAVLKFLKDKEAAFPNFVLLGFRDDEDKVTKRFGLDGGIPFKALFGKDGKRVWTSEEKELTDEELDKLIETELAK from the coding sequence GTGCGCCGATTCGTGATTCTCGCGGGGGTGTTGGCGGCCGGCGGACTCGTCGCGGCTCTCGGGCGCGCGGCCGACGAACCGAAGGCCGTCACGATGGCCGAGGTGAAGTTCGACGCGCTCGACAAGGCCGTCGCCGACCAGAAGAAGAAGGTCGTTCTGGTGGACTTTTGGGCGACGTGGTGCGGGCCGTGCGTGAAGGGGTTCCCGCACTTCGTGGCGACGCACAAGAAGTATTCCGGCAAGGGGCTGGTGTGCGTGAGCGTGAGCCTGGACCCGAAAGGGAAGGAAGACAAGTACGACAAGGACGCGGTACTCAAGTTCCTGAAGGACAAGGAGGCAGCGTTCCCGAACTTCGTCTTACTCGGGTTCCGGGACGATGAAGACAAGGTTACGAAGCGCTTCGGGTTGGACGGCGGTATCCCGTTCAAGGCCCTGTTCGGGAAGGACGGGAAGCGGGTGTGGACCAGCGAGGAGAAGGAACTGACCGACGAGGAACTCGATAAACTCATCGAGACCGAACTGGCCAAGTAG
- a CDS encoding Flp family type IVb pilin has protein sequence MRTVAKKLVAFVKAEDGPTAVEYAVMLALIVVVCIAAITTLGSNANSTFSFVGSSVAPPTGS, from the coding sequence ATGCGTACTGTTGCCAAGAAGCTCGTCGCGTTCGTGAAGGCGGAAGACGGCCCGACGGCCGTTGAGTACGCGGTGATGTTGGCCCTCATCGTCGTGGTGTGCATCGCCGCCATCACCACCCTCGGCTCCAACGCCAACAGCACCTTCAGCTTCGTCGGCTCATCCGTCGCGCCGCCGACCGGTAGCTGA
- a CDS encoding Flp family type IVb pilin, with product MRSLTKNLVSFLKAEDGPTAVEYAVMLALIVVVCIAAITTLGSNANSTFSFVGSSIKPPTGGGTAS from the coding sequence ATGCGCAGTCTGACCAAGAACTTGGTGTCGTTCCTGAAGGCCGAAGACGGCCCGACGGCCGTTGAGTACGCGGTGATGTTGGCCCTCATCGTCGTGGTGTGCATCGCCGCCATCACCACCCTCGGCTCCAACGCCAACAGCACCTTCAGCTTCGTCGGCTCATCCATCAAGCCGCCGACCGGTGGTGGCACCGCCAGCTAA